A genomic window from Acidobacteriota bacterium includes:
- the genX gene encoding EF-P lysine aminoacylase GenX, protein MVDLPPDWRPTASEDALRLRAQILAKIRTFFSERGVMEVETPLLGSAPVTDLHLHALSCQYRGPGAADGRTLYLQTSPEFAMKRLLAADSGPIFQVCKAFRDGEAGSRHNPEFTILEWYRPGWDHYHLMDEIDALLAFLLGSRSSERITYTEAFERYANVNPFADTDDALRRLVEEFGVENFADLSRDDLLDLVLTHVIEPRLGHCQPTIIHDYPASQAALARVRDGDPPFAERFEVFVEGVELANGYHELTDPAEQQRRFEADLEARTGRELPEIPVDGRLLAALAHGLPECAGVALGVDRLLMVASGTRDLSKVVSFPIDRA, encoded by the coding sequence ATGGTCGACCTGCCGCCTGATTGGCGCCCGACAGCTTCCGAGGATGCTCTCCGCCTTCGCGCCCAGATCCTCGCCAAGATCCGCACCTTCTTTTCCGAACGAGGTGTGATGGAGGTCGAAACGCCGCTCCTCGGCTCGGCCCCGGTCACCGACCTCCACCTCCACGCCCTGAGCTGCCAGTACAGGGGGCCTGGAGCCGCTGACGGCCGCACGCTCTACCTCCAGACCTCACCCGAGTTCGCGATGAAGAGGCTTCTGGCTGCTGATAGCGGTCCGATATTCCAGGTCTGTAAGGCATTTCGTGATGGCGAGGCCGGAAGCCGCCACAACCCGGAATTTACGATCCTTGAATGGTACCGCCCCGGATGGGACCACTATCACCTCATGGATGAAATCGACGCACTGTTGGCGTTTCTCCTCGGTAGTAGATCGTCTGAACGCATCACCTACACCGAGGCCTTCGAGCGCTACGCAAATGTCAACCCATTCGCCGACACGGATGATGCACTTCGGCGACTGGTCGAAGAGTTCGGCGTCGAGAACTTCGCTGATCTGTCGAGGGACGATTTGCTCGACCTCGTGTTGACGCACGTCATCGAACCCAGGCTCGGCCACTGCCAGCCGACGATCATTCATGACTACCCGGCATCGCAGGCGGCCCTGGCCAGGGTGCGGGACGGCGACCCACCGTTTGCGGAGCGCTTCGAGGTCTTCGTCGAGGGCGTCGAGCTCGCAAACGGCTACCATGAGCTGACGGATCCGGCGGAGCAGCAGCGCCGATTCGAGGCGGACCTCGAGGCGAGAACAGGGCGAGAACTGCCCGAGATTCCGGTAGATGGGCGCCTGCTCGCCGCTCTCGCGCACGGCTTGCCGGAATGCGCGGGCGTGGCTCTCGGCGTCGATCGCCTGCTCATGGTGGCCTCCGGCACCCGCGACCTCTCAAAGGTCGTATCGTTCCCGATCGATCGGGCCTGA
- a CDS encoding competence/damage-inducible protein A gives MTTAAAIIIGDEILSAKVRDVNTPLLIDFLADLGIDLERIVIIGDDLESIAAEVAACSEKFDIVITSGGVGPTHDDRTVQGVAQAFGIGVVNHPNIAEMIRGYWGDRFTESALRMADVPEGSRLFHGDDGLLPLVVYENVYLFPGVPRLFAAKLPSLRGELSGTPKVVHGVFLNSDESRIAPLLAQVAEECTEVKIGSYPRFGEGFDHRLWISIESVDVECVKTATDRLLDLLDDEEVVRVERS, from the coding sequence ATGACCACGGCAGCGGCGATCATCATCGGCGACGAGATCCTCAGCGCCAAGGTTCGCGACGTCAACACCCCGCTGCTGATCGATTTCCTCGCCGATCTCGGGATCGATCTCGAGCGGATCGTCATCATCGGCGACGATCTCGAGTCCATCGCAGCGGAGGTCGCAGCCTGTTCGGAGAAATTCGACATCGTCATCACCTCGGGAGGTGTTGGCCCGACCCACGACGACCGCACGGTACAGGGCGTCGCCCAGGCGTTCGGGATCGGCGTGGTCAACCACCCGAACATTGCGGAGATGATCCGCGGCTATTGGGGCGATCGCTTCACAGAGTCCGCCCTCCGGATGGCGGACGTGCCCGAGGGCTCGCGGCTCTTCCATGGCGACGACGGTCTCCTGCCGTTAGTCGTCTACGAGAACGTCTACCTCTTCCCAGGGGTGCCCCGGCTCTTCGCAGCCAAGCTCCCGAGCCTCCGTGGAGAGCTCAGCGGAACACCCAAGGTGGTACACGGAGTCTTCCTGAACTCGGACGAGAGCCGGATCGCCCCGTTGCTCGCCCAAGTGGCTGAGGAATGCACCGAGGTCAAGATCGGCTCCTATCCCCGATTCGGTGAGGGGTTCGACCACCGGCTCTGGATCTCGATCGAGTCCGTCGACGTCGAATGCGTGAAGACCGCCACCGACCGATTGCTCGACCTCCTGGACGACGAGGAGGTCGTGCGGGTGGAACGATCTTGA
- a CDS encoding alanine racemase — protein sequence MQVDALSTPCALVDLDRLEANARRMAEKALRLGVRLRPHVKTHRCVEIARIQTGLHFGGITVSTLAEAHAFAARGFSDITYAVPVAPQKINDAADLHAEIHSLNLLVDHPETARAIEEIASSRRTHLPVLLEVDCGGGRSGVDPATDVAQFLVRRLADSDHIDFRGLLTHAGHAYSARSRSEVYDIACEERNLMAAFAAEIRDLGVDIPEVSIGSTPTIRAVDDLTQITEVRPGNYVFFDAFQLAIGSCDVDDVAFSVLATVISVDPDRSRAVIDAGALALSLDRSPTHVDPECGYGLPVTVWDQHPLPGLRLVALTQEHGTLAGPGVEALRPGTCIRVVPNHSCLSSACFGRYHVLRGTEVVDEWQPVRGR from the coding sequence ATGCAGGTTGACGCGCTGTCGACACCGTGCGCGCTGGTCGACCTCGATCGGCTCGAGGCGAATGCCAGGAGAATGGCGGAAAAGGCTCTGCGGCTCGGCGTGCGGTTGCGTCCCCACGTCAAGACCCACAGGTGCGTGGAGATCGCCCGAATTCAAACCGGTCTCCATTTCGGCGGCATCACCGTGTCGACTCTGGCCGAGGCCCACGCGTTCGCCGCGCGAGGCTTCAGCGACATTACTTATGCGGTGCCCGTCGCTCCACAGAAGATCAACGACGCGGCGGATCTTCACGCCGAGATCCACAGCCTGAATCTACTGGTGGATCACCCCGAGACCGCGCGAGCGATCGAAGAGATTGCATCCTCGCGACGAACACACCTTCCGGTCCTGCTCGAGGTCGATTGCGGCGGTGGACGGTCAGGCGTCGACCCTGCGACCGATGTCGCACAGTTCCTGGTACGCCGGCTGGCGGACTCCGACCACATCGATTTCCGCGGCCTCTTGACTCACGCCGGCCACGCCTACTCCGCGCGCTCTCGATCGGAGGTGTACGACATCGCCTGCGAAGAGCGAAACCTGATGGCCGCATTCGCGGCCGAGATTCGCGACCTTGGGGTCGATATCCCCGAGGTCAGCATCGGCTCGACCCCGACTATTCGTGCAGTCGACGACCTCACCCAAATCACAGAGGTCCGGCCCGGAAACTACGTCTTTTTCGATGCCTTCCAGCTCGCAATCGGCAGCTGTGATGTGGATGACGTGGCCTTTTCGGTTCTGGCGACCGTGATCAGCGTCGATCCGGACCGCTCGCGTGCCGTCATCGACGCCGGTGCGCTCGCCCTGAGCTTGGACAGGAGTCCGACCCATGTCGATCCCGAGTGCGGTTACGGTCTGCCGGTGACTGTCTGGGACCAACACCCTCTACCCGGCCTCCGCCTCGTCGCACTCACCCAGGAGCACGGGACCCTGGCTGGCCCCGGTGTCGAGGCCCTCCGCCCCGGAACTTGCATCCGCGTCGTCCCCAACCATTCCTGCCTGTCTTCAGCCTGCTTCGGCCGCTATCACGTCCTGCGCGGTACCGAGGTGGTGGACGAGTGGCAGCCGGTGAGAGGTCGCTGA
- the efp gene encoding elongation factor P, translating into MASYNMNQVKVGLKIMVDGDPCVIVGTDFVKPGKGQAFTKVKYKNFKTERVNEKTLKASDSFEGADVMEKEMQYLYTDGRTWTFMDQESYEQVEADSNAVGDSQQWLKEEDLCMVTLWEGNPIVVTPPNFVILEITETDPGVKGDTSSGGNKPATTETGAVIRVPLFVQIGEKIKVDTRTGEYVSRA; encoded by the coding sequence ATGGCTTCCTACAACATGAATCAGGTCAAGGTCGGACTCAAGATCATGGTCGACGGAGACCCGTGCGTGATCGTCGGCACCGATTTCGTCAAGCCGGGCAAGGGCCAGGCCTTCACCAAGGTCAAGTACAAGAACTTCAAGACAGAGCGAGTCAACGAAAAGACGCTCAAGGCATCTGACTCCTTCGAAGGCGCCGACGTGATGGAAAAAGAGATGCAGTACCTTTACACGGACGGACGCACCTGGACCTTCATGGACCAGGAGTCCTACGAGCAGGTCGAAGCCGACAGCAACGCGGTCGGTGATTCTCAGCAGTGGCTCAAGGAGGAGGATCTCTGCATGGTGACCTTGTGGGAAGGCAATCCGATCGTCGTCACGCCCCCCAATTTCGTCATCCTCGAGATCACCGAAACCGATCCCGGAGTCAAGGGCGATACCTCTTCCGGCGGCAATAAACCCGCGACCACCGAGACGGGTGCGGTCATCCGTGTACCGCTTTTCGTCCAGATCGGCGAGAAAATCAAGGTGGATACTCGCACCGGGGAATATGTCTCTCGCGCCTAA
- a CDS encoding AMP-binding protein — protein MTDFGNDPQAENWQRYLETVQRDPEISFHEQWERFNEIFANRDLSLPPPPVWLPGNDRVRHANLTALMNQLGFDDYRAFHRWTSANRAEFWQRVIDRLGVVFSRPPSQVLDISAGARQPRWLPGAELNIVSSCFPDDGFEIAVVIGHEASEQVEAVTYDELDMLSNLVANGLAAAGFSPGDAIALYMPMNLECVAAYLGIIRAGCVVVSIADSFAAPEVARRLEISHAAAIITVSSFERGARTIGLYDTVRDAGSVRAIVIASEDFSVASLRDGDILWWDFLSDETEFEALTAHPEAITNILFSSGTTGDPKAIPWTHLTPMKCAMDGHFHHDIQRGDVVAWPTNIGWMMGPWLIYATLINRGCIALYEGVPTGRGFAEFVAKVGVSMLGVVPSLVRAWRDSGACDGIDWSRINVLSSTGEPSNRQDYLWLMSRTGYRAPIIEYCGGTEIGGGHLTGTVLQPASPASFTTPALGLDLVVLDDDGQPVAAREEGELYLVPPSIGLSQTLLNRDHDEVYYEGCPAGPDGEVLRRHGDLVARFPGGYFRAQGRADDTMNLGGIKVSSLEIERVIESHPSVYEAAAIGVQPGGEGAEQLVVFAVLADDRAPDDLQRILGTTIAQELNPLFKLHDLVVVESLPRTASNKLVRRELRRKYQ, from the coding sequence TTGACGGATTTCGGCAACGATCCACAGGCGGAAAACTGGCAGCGGTACCTCGAGACCGTCCAACGAGATCCGGAAATCTCCTTTCACGAGCAGTGGGAACGTTTCAACGAAATCTTCGCGAATCGCGATCTCTCTCTCCCCCCACCGCCGGTCTGGTTGCCTGGGAACGACCGCGTTCGTCACGCCAATCTCACCGCGCTGATGAACCAGCTCGGTTTTGATGACTACCGCGCATTTCACCGCTGGACCTCCGCCAACCGAGCCGAATTTTGGCAACGAGTCATCGATCGGCTCGGCGTCGTATTCTCCCGGCCGCCGAGTCAGGTTCTCGATATCTCCGCAGGCGCCCGGCAGCCAAGATGGCTCCCAGGCGCAGAGCTCAACATTGTTTCCAGCTGCTTCCCGGACGACGGATTCGAGATCGCCGTCGTCATCGGACACGAGGCATCCGAACAGGTGGAAGCGGTCACCTACGATGAACTCGACATGCTCTCCAATCTGGTCGCCAACGGCCTCGCGGCTGCCGGCTTCTCACCCGGCGACGCCATCGCTCTCTACATGCCGATGAACCTCGAGTGCGTCGCCGCATATCTGGGAATCATTCGCGCTGGATGCGTTGTCGTTTCGATCGCCGACAGCTTCGCCGCTCCAGAGGTCGCTCGCCGTCTCGAGATATCGCATGCCGCCGCTATCATCACTGTTTCGAGCTTTGAGCGCGGCGCGCGCACCATCGGGCTCTATGACACGGTGCGTGACGCGGGTTCCGTGCGCGCGATCGTGATCGCGTCCGAGGACTTCTCGGTGGCGTCCCTGCGCGACGGAGACATTCTATGGTGGGATTTCCTGAGCGACGAAACCGAGTTCGAGGCACTTACCGCACATCCTGAAGCAATCACCAACATCCTGTTCTCCTCGGGCACGACCGGCGACCCGAAGGCCATCCCGTGGACCCATCTGACGCCGATGAAGTGCGCAATGGATGGCCACTTCCACCATGACATCCAGCGTGGCGACGTGGTCGCCTGGCCGACCAACATCGGCTGGATGATGGGCCCGTGGTTGATCTACGCCACCCTCATCAACCGTGGCTGCATCGCCCTCTACGAGGGTGTTCCTACGGGACGGGGCTTCGCCGAATTCGTCGCGAAAGTCGGCGTCAGCATGCTCGGCGTCGTGCCGTCATTAGTGCGCGCCTGGCGCGACTCGGGCGCCTGTGACGGCATCGACTGGTCCCGCATCAACGTTCTGAGCTCGACCGGAGAGCCCTCCAATCGGCAGGACTACCTGTGGCTCATGAGCCGCACCGGTTATCGCGCACCGATTATCGAATACTGCGGCGGCACCGAGATCGGCGGCGGCCACCTCACCGGTACGGTTCTTCAGCCCGCCTCCCCCGCCAGTTTCACGACCCCGGCGCTCGGTCTGGACCTCGTCGTGCTCGACGATGATGGACAGCCCGTAGCCGCGCGGGAGGAGGGCGAGCTGTACCTGGTTCCTCCATCGATCGGGCTTTCGCAGACATTGCTCAACCGCGACCACGACGAGGTGTACTACGAGGGATGCCCGGCCGGACCCGACGGAGAGGTCCTGCGCCGCCACGGAGATCTCGTGGCCAGATTCCCGGGCGGGTATTTCCGCGCCCAGGGCCGCGCCGACGACACCATGAATCTCGGTGGCATCAAGGTTTCGTCGCTCGAGATCGAGCGGGTCATCGAGAGTCACCCATCGGTATACGAAGCGGCCGCGATAGGCGTGCAGCCGGGAGGCGAAGGCGCTGAGCAGCTCGTCGTCTTCGCGGTCCTTGCCGATGACCGTGCACCGGACGATTTGCAGAGAATCCTCGGCACAACCATCGCGCAGGAACTCAACCCCCTGTTCAAGCTGCACGATCTGGTGGTAGTTGAATCCCTTCCCCGCACCGCCTCCAACAAGCTCGTGCGCCGCGAGCTGCGCCGAAAGTACCAGTAA
- a CDS encoding type IIA DNA topoisomerase subunit B, with amino-acid sequence MANSKQEIIYDEKTIQTLDALEHIRLRTGMYIGRIGDGSNPADGIYVMLKEVIDNAVDEFIMGHGKRIIIKRHGPEVSVRDYGRGIPLGKVIDCVSKINTGGKYNDDVFQFSVGLNGVGNKAVNALSSDFEVISYRDGKFKRGLFSKGRKKEEKGGSKAKERNGTFIRFIPDPEIFEDYGWQEEYLEHRLRYYAFLNSGLTLDYNGEKYVSKNGLADLLAYELGGEPTVYDAFHCKLDRLEFAFTHTHAYGETYFSFVNGQYTKDGGTHQSAFREGVLKGVNEFAKNGFAGEDVRDGLVGAVAVKIQDPVFESQTKNKLGSTEIRSWIVNSVKDQVVLWLHKEPKEAEKLLEKVKNNQRVRKELSAIKKEAKERAKKVAIRIPKLIDCKVHLSDVKGDRREETTIFLTEGDSAGGAMIQARDVQTQAIYSLKGKPLNTHGLGREAVYKNEELYNIMRALGVEEDMEGLRYNKVVIATDADVDGMHIRNLLLTYFLRFFEELVFTGHVFILETPIFRVRNKQETVYCFSEAERDEAAERLRNHEITRFKGLGEISPAEFKQFIADDDHMKRVTTGSLGDVKRALDFFMGKNTPARKEYIIDNLIADIA; translated from the coding sequence ATGGCGAATTCCAAACAGGAAATCATTTACGACGAGAAGACCATCCAGACCCTGGACGCTCTCGAGCACATCCGGCTACGCACCGGTATGTACATCGGCCGCATCGGCGACGGATCGAACCCGGCCGACGGCATCTACGTGATGCTCAAGGAGGTCATCGACAACGCCGTTGACGAGTTCATCATGGGCCACGGTAAGCGCATCATCATCAAGCGCCATGGCCCCGAGGTGTCGGTGCGTGACTACGGCCGTGGAATTCCACTCGGCAAAGTCATCGACTGTGTCTCCAAGATCAACACCGGCGGCAAGTACAACGACGATGTGTTCCAGTTCTCGGTCGGACTCAACGGAGTCGGCAACAAGGCGGTCAACGCCCTGTCGTCCGATTTCGAGGTCATCAGCTATCGCGACGGCAAGTTCAAGCGCGGCCTCTTCAGCAAGGGCAGGAAGAAGGAGGAGAAGGGCGGCTCGAAGGCCAAGGAGAGAAACGGCACCTTCATCCGCTTCATCCCCGATCCCGAGATATTCGAGGACTACGGTTGGCAGGAGGAGTATCTCGAGCATCGCCTCCGCTATTACGCCTTTCTCAACAGCGGCCTGACCCTCGACTACAACGGCGAAAAATATGTGTCGAAGAACGGCCTCGCCGACCTCCTGGCCTACGAACTCGGCGGCGAGCCGACCGTCTACGACGCCTTCCACTGCAAGCTCGACCGGCTCGAGTTCGCCTTCACTCACACCCACGCCTACGGAGAGACATATTTCAGCTTCGTCAACGGCCAGTACACCAAAGACGGCGGTACCCACCAGAGCGCATTTCGTGAGGGCGTGCTGAAGGGCGTCAACGAGTTCGCCAAGAACGGCTTCGCGGGTGAAGACGTGCGTGACGGCCTGGTTGGTGCGGTGGCGGTCAAGATTCAGGACCCGGTCTTCGAGTCCCAAACCAAGAACAAGCTCGGTTCGACCGAGATCCGTTCCTGGATTGTCAACTCGGTGAAGGACCAGGTGGTTCTGTGGCTCCACAAGGAGCCCAAGGAGGCCGAAAAGCTTCTCGAGAAGGTCAAGAACAACCAGAGAGTGCGCAAGGAGCTGTCGGCAATCAAGAAGGAGGCGAAGGAGCGGGCGAAGAAGGTCGCAATCCGCATCCCCAAGCTGATCGACTGCAAGGTTCACCTTTCGGACGTCAAGGGCGACCGGCGTGAGGAGACGACGATCTTCCTCACCGAGGGCGACTCGGCCGGCGGCGCCATGATCCAGGCCCGGGACGTTCAGACCCAGGCCATCTACTCGCTCAAAGGCAAGCCCCTCAACACCCACGGTCTCGGCCGTGAGGCGGTCTACAAGAACGAGGAGCTCTACAACATCATGCGGGCGCTCGGTGTCGAAGAGGACATGGAGGGCCTGCGCTACAACAAAGTGGTCATCGCCACCGACGCGGACGTCGACGGGATGCACATCCGCAACTTGCTGCTCACCTACTTCCTGCGCTTTTTCGAAGAGCTGGTTTTCACCGGCCACGTCTTCATCCTCGAGACCCCGATCTTCCGGGTGCGCAACAAACAGGAAACCGTTTACTGCTTTTCCGAGGCCGAGCGAGACGAGGCCGCCGAGCGCTTGCGCAATCACGAGATTACGCGCTTCAAGGGACTCGGCGAGATCTCCCCTGCGGAGTTCAAGCAGTTCATCGCCGACGACGACCACATGAAGCGGGTCACGACCGGCTCGTTGGGCGACGTCAAGCGGGCGCTCGACTTCTTCATGGGCAAGAACACTCCGGCCCGTAAGGAGTACATTATCGACAACCTCATCGCGGACATCGCGTGA
- a CDS encoding DUF3187 family protein, producing MKPTRRHRRMFALILVLAVAATAAAEGQGDGTAAGAGHIGYGPFSLRGQSAFQALRLGILPRLPSNQRHGEHQLQIGATWSNIWVIDEEWFDPQNGSYGDYFLDHETLDAHVAYAYGVSETVQLEVAYEQRWRFGGSLDGLVENFHDLIGINQNGRDLVPRNGFEIYLDPLDGNGAVHLNDSSKGSFARNVLVTFNHEISQGTGNWPAISYAVTARHSDADSDGGSGWAAALSAGASRRFGKFYLYIAAGYERYSDDTFYGIELPGSQLTILAAAEWRFKPRMSLVFEWLRMKDEETSTDFFPEISNQIIFGWKWEVRQSGVIEVGMLQNGVPFDGSPDFGWHAAFTQRF from the coding sequence ATGAAGCCCACTCGAAGACACCGCAGGATGTTCGCCTTGATTTTGGTGCTGGCGGTTGCCGCAACGGCAGCGGCCGAGGGTCAAGGGGACGGCACTGCAGCTGGAGCAGGTCATATCGGCTACGGGCCCTTCAGCCTTCGCGGTCAGTCGGCCTTCCAGGCACTGCGGCTCGGGATCCTGCCGAGATTGCCATCCAACCAGAGGCACGGCGAACACCAGCTGCAGATCGGCGCGACCTGGTCCAATATCTGGGTCATCGACGAAGAGTGGTTCGACCCGCAGAACGGGAGCTACGGCGACTACTTCCTCGATCATGAGACGCTCGATGCTCATGTTGCCTACGCCTACGGCGTCAGCGAAACGGTGCAGCTCGAAGTGGCGTACGAACAGCGGTGGCGGTTCGGCGGCAGCCTGGACGGACTTGTCGAAAATTTTCACGATCTGATCGGAATCAACCAGAACGGTCGGGATCTGGTTCCGCGCAACGGATTCGAAATCTACCTGGATCCCCTCGATGGGAACGGCGCGGTCCACCTCAACGATAGCTCGAAAGGGTCGTTTGCACGCAACGTCCTCGTGACCTTCAACCACGAGATCAGCCAGGGCACCGGCAACTGGCCGGCGATCTCGTATGCCGTGACCGCGCGTCACTCGGATGCTGACTCGGATGGCGGCTCGGGATGGGCCGCAGCGCTGTCGGCCGGAGCGTCCCGTCGTTTCGGGAAGTTCTACCTTTATATCGCCGCCGGCTATGAGCGGTATTCGGATGACACGTTTTACGGAATCGAGCTTCCCGGCTCACAGCTCACCATCCTCGCGGCCGCGGAGTGGCGGTTCAAGCCACGCATGTCCCTGGTCTTCGAGTGGCTACGGATGAAGGACGAGGAGACGAGCACGGATTTCTTCCCCGAGATCTCCAATCAGATCATTTTCGGTTGGAAATGGGAGGTGCGTCAATCCGGGGTGATCGAGGTCGGGATGCTCCAGAACGGCGTGCCCTTTGACGGGAGCCCTGATTTCGGGTGGCACGCGGCGTTCACGCAGCGATTCTGA